A genomic segment from Triticum dicoccoides isolate Atlit2015 ecotype Zavitan chromosome 1A, WEW_v2.0, whole genome shotgun sequence encodes:
- the LOC119364246 gene encoding auxin-responsive protein IAA8-like: MECKAASESSSSAPSSSMDSCGAGGPRATVSTASSCYRPAIGRGLSTDLHLGLSLRSCSSSFHTADGVSASTPRSLYRLVILSKNLTFLFIICIGRSLAPLCTSTDASINPFLRSTLTTTTTMRPTAPSSDPAHQRGGGGGGHGQRSLFVKVYMEGVPIGRKLDLLLLDGYDRLLAVLGRMFKASIIHPDTVGRDHRVVLGEKQARHVVTYQDQEGDWLMAGDVPWELFLAGVKKLKIARVDSSTSD; the protein is encoded by the exons ATGGAGTGCAAGGCGGCGAGCGAGTCGTCCTCGTCGGCCCCCTCTTCTTCCATGGACAGCTGCGGCGCCGGCGGGCCGCGGGCGACAGTCTCCACGGCGTCGTCCTGCTACCGGCCGGCGATCGGCAGGGGCCTAAGCACGGACCTTCACCTCGGGCTCAGCCTGCGGTCatgctcctcctccttccacacggCCGACGGCGTCTCCGCTTCCACTCCAAGGTCTCTCTACAGACTCGTAATTTTATCTAAAAATTTAACCTTCTTGTTCATCATTTGCATCGGTCGGTCTCTGGCTCCTCTCTGCACATCAACCGATGCATCGATCAACCCGTTTCTTAGGAGCaccctgacgacgacgacgacgatgaggccAACGGCGCCGTCGTCTGATCCGGCGCaccagagaggaggaggcggcggcggccatgggcaGCGGTCGCTGTTTGTGAAGGTGTACATGGAGGGCGTCCCCATCGGCCGGAagctggatctgctgctgctggaCGGCTACGACAGACTCCTCGCCGTCCTAGGCCGCATGTTCAAGGCCTCCATCATAC ATCCGGATACTGTCGGCCGTGATCACCGAGTGGTTCTTGGGGAGAAGCAGGCTCGCCATGTTGTCACTTATCAAGACCAGGAGGGGGACTGGTTGATGGCCGGGGACGTACCGTGGGA